A stretch of the Capsicum annuum cultivar UCD-10X-F1 chromosome 8, UCD10Xv1.1, whole genome shotgun sequence genome encodes the following:
- the LOC107856666 gene encoding loganic acid O-methyltransferase produces MTTFFPMNGGDGPYSFSKNSQLQREVLDGAKGMVRDAIIQKFDIKIMLSSSNTIRIADFGCSVGPNTFIAMQHVAQALKDKYLYQVKYSTNNIPEFQIFFNDHVTNDFNTLFRSLPIDRSYYAFGVPGSFHGRLFPSRSMHFAHCSCAIHWLSKCPEELLDEKSPAWNKGLIHYMGTSNVEVLNAYVAQFEKDMDMFFNARAEEIVEGGMMVLVTPFESYTRLFKFFGSSLMDLVNEGKLDESLVDSFNLPMYFPSPEDMTKVVEKNGCFSIERMELTYPKSKLVDEADAKTLMINLRAVLEGLIINHFGSEIAEETCARTILKSDEISTWMKANYEKSCQLFVALKRK; encoded by the exons ATGACAACATTTTTCCCCATGAATGGTGGTGATGGTCCTTATAGCTTCTCCAAAAACTCCCAATTGCAG AGAGAAGTGTTAGATGGTGCAAAGGGAATGGTGAGAGATGCAATTATTCAAAAGTTTGACATCAAAATCATGTTATCATCTTCAAATACAATACGTATTGCAGATTTTGGATGTTCAGTTGGACCAAACACTTTCATTGCAATGCAACATGTTGCACAAGCTCTAAAGGACAAATACTTATACCAAGTCAAATATTCAACTAATAATATTCCTGAATTCCAAATATTTTTCAATGATCATGTCACCAATGATTTCAACACCCTCTTTCGATCACTTCCCATCGATCGATCCTACTATGCATTCGGAGTTCCAGGATCATTCCATGGTAGATTATTTCCATCGCGATCGATGCACTTTGCACATTGTTCTTGTGCTATACATTGGTTATCTAAGTGTCCAGAAGAGTTGTTAGATGAAAAATCCCCAGCATGGAATAAAGGTTTGATTCATTATATGGGTACATCAAATGTTGAAGTGTTGAATGCTTATGTTGCTCAATTTGAAAAAGACATGGACATGTTCTTCAATGCAAGAGCTGAGGAGATTGTTGAAGGAGGAATGATGGTACTTGTTACGCCATTTGAAAGTTACACACGTCTCTTCAAATTTTTTGGTTCTAGTCTTATGGATTTGGTGAATGAG GGAAAGTTAGATGAATCTTTAGTTGACTCGTTTAATTTGCCAATGTATTTTCCTTCTCCTGAAGACATGACTAAAGTGGTGGAGAAAAATGGTTGTTTTAGTATTGAGAGAATGGAGTTGACATATCCCAAATCAAAGCTTGTGGATGAGGCTGATGCAAAGACTTTAATGATAAATCTAAGGGCCGTTTTAGAAGGACTAATAATAAATCACTTTGGAAGTGAAATAGCAGAAGAAACTTGTGCAAGGACTATTCTCAAAAGTGATGAGATTTCGACATGGATGAAAGCTAATTATGAGAAATCATGTCAATTGTTTGTCGCTTTAAAGCGTAAATAA